A genomic region of Planococcus kocurii contains the following coding sequences:
- a CDS encoding DUF2179 domain-containing protein translates to MTLFTLRMILVIKGYRKIAAFLSMIEVFIYLMGLTIVLDNLDNPFNLAAYCLGWGAGVYLGGIIENRLALGYIVFDIIVDALEIDLPMHLRGKGYGVTSWTAEGKDGERLCLKVLAKRKNEAKLRKFVTQLSPKAFIISYEPSRYNGGFLMGSFEAMMKISK, encoded by the coding sequence ATGACGCTTTTCACGTTGCGAATGATTTTAGTTATTAAAGGATATCGAAAAATCGCTGCATTTTTGTCTATGATTGAAGTGTTTATCTATTTAATGGGATTAACCATTGTTCTTGATAATTTAGATAACCCATTTAATCTGGCAGCCTATTGCTTAGGATGGGGAGCTGGAGTATATCTTGGAGGTATAATTGAAAACCGCTTAGCGCTTGGTTATATTGTTTTTGATATTATCGTCGATGCTCTCGAAATTGATTTGCCAATGCATCTACGTGGCAAAGGTTACGGAGTGACTTCCTGGACTGCTGAAGGAAAAGATGGAGAACGTCTGTGTTTAAAAGTTCTTGCTAAACGAAAAAATGAAGCTAAGCTTCGTAAGTTTGTTACACAGTTATCGCCAAAAGCCTTTATCATTTCCTATGAGCCTAGTCGCTATAACGGCGGATTTCTTATGGGGAGCTTTGAAGCAATGATGAAAATTAGTAAGTAA
- a CDS encoding TVP38/TMEM64 family protein, producing the protein MSKSRASQIAKWLLIAVAVGLVIWLSRSVFQVDANDLRKWILSFGLWSPVIYILIYTVRPLIFFPASILSIAGGLAFGAWLGTLYTIIGATLGAMLSFYVAKTLGNKLVRKTWTGNVRKIQSQMEQNGFFYVLLFRFIPVINFDLISYVAAFAKVRFTSFALATFIGIIPGTFAYNFLGSSFVSGNPKIIILAVVVFVIMTVVPITLRNRWNKKQLLDK; encoded by the coding sequence ATGAGTAAGAGTAGAGCGTCACAAATAGCTAAGTGGCTACTGATTGCTGTTGCAGTGGGACTGGTGATTTGGCTTAGCCGTTCTGTATTTCAAGTAGATGCCAACGACCTCCGTAAATGGATCCTGTCATTTGGATTGTGGTCACCGGTAATCTATATCTTAATCTATACAGTTCGACCATTGATCTTTTTTCCGGCATCGATCTTGTCAATCGCCGGCGGCTTAGCCTTTGGCGCCTGGCTGGGAACGCTTTATACCATTATCGGCGCGACACTCGGCGCGATGCTGTCATTTTATGTTGCCAAAACACTAGGCAACAAGCTAGTTCGCAAAACTTGGACTGGAAACGTTAGAAAAATTCAATCTCAAATGGAACAAAATGGCTTTTTTTACGTATTGCTGTTTCGTTTTATTCCAGTCATTAATTTTGATTTGATTAGCTATGTTGCCGCATTTGCAAAGGTTCGTTTCACTTCCTTTGCTCTGGCTACTTTTATTGGCATCATTCCGGGCACTTTCGCTTACAATTTTTTAGGAAGTAGTTTTGTTAGCGGAAACCCGAAAATTATCATTCTCGCCGTTGTCGTTTTCGTTATTATGACAGTAGTGCCGATTACGTTGCGAAATCGCTGGAACAAAAAACAGCTGCTCGATAAATAA
- a CDS encoding ABC transporter permease: MWQKNKPYLLLLPAISVIVLLFFGGLFDGLLKSFGYFPAIGETRFTLTAYTALLRSSEFWESLELTLRVAMLSSLLAAILGAGIAISLFMLNKSANSGGTQIWHRLFQLPLTIPHLVGGYIIVLLFMQSGFISRIFANLGMIDAITEFPVLVNDSFGWGIILTYAWKEAPFVSLLIYPVLSRIHRSWRDVARVFGASNWNFIREIVLPVILPAWTIATFIVFVFTFSAFEVPFLIGVTYPTVLPVYSYQLYTSGTLADRPEALAVNIVLAVLTVLLGLVVYYFSKRWNVLKGWD; encoded by the coding sequence ATGTGGCAAAAGAATAAACCCTATCTTTTGTTGCTGCCAGCCATCAGTGTCATTGTCCTCCTTTTTTTTGGAGGACTTTTTGACGGCTTGTTGAAAAGCTTCGGCTATTTTCCTGCAATCGGAGAAACGCGCTTTACACTGACCGCCTATACTGCGTTGCTGCGGTCGTCTGAGTTTTGGGAATCACTTGAATTGACGCTACGTGTTGCTATGCTGTCTTCACTTTTAGCTGCAATATTAGGTGCTGGCATTGCCATTTCTTTATTCATGTTGAATAAATCAGCGAATTCTGGTGGTACGCAAATTTGGCACCGTCTGTTTCAATTGCCGTTAACGATTCCACATCTCGTGGGTGGTTATATTATCGTGTTGTTGTTTATGCAAAGTGGCTTTATTTCGAGGATTTTTGCGAATCTTGGCATGATTGATGCCATAACAGAGTTCCCGGTGCTGGTGAACGATTCGTTTGGCTGGGGCATCATTTTGACTTATGCATGGAAAGAAGCGCCTTTTGTGTCATTACTGATTTATCCAGTGCTGTCGCGTATTCATAGGTCTTGGCGCGACGTTGCTCGTGTTTTTGGAGCAAGCAACTGGAATTTTATTCGTGAAATTGTCCTGCCGGTTATCTTGCCAGCGTGGACTATTGCAACGTTTATCGTCTTTGTTTTCACCTTTTCGGCATTTGAAGTACCATTTTTAATAGGCGTTACATATCCTACTGTGTTGCCCGTGTATTCGTATCAACTTTATACCAGCGGCACATTAGCTGATCGACCAGAAGCGCTTGCCGTCAACATCGTGTTAGCTGTGTTAACCGTTTTACTCGGACTGGTCGTCTATTATTTCAGCAAACGCTGGAATGTCTTAAAGGGGTGGGATTGA
- a CDS encoding FAD-dependent oxidoreductase yields the protein MVKNYDIAIIGAGAAGLTAAFTAAGFSKSVVLIDKNLPGGECTWSGCIPSKSLINIAKEVHHAKKYTPSLQVDTSVVLTDIQEVIQKVYAGESPEVLQQSGIDFMNSYAKFVGPHTLEVDGERIEAKKIILSTGSSPMVPPIDGLDNVSYLTNETIFKQKSFPKTMTILGGGAIGVELSQALNRIGVKVTLVEKFERILPKDEEELVLMIQQRLIDEGVIIHTGATAVRAEQKDDIIDLKIEKNGSELTVSGEGLLVALGRQANVKGYGLETAGVEFDSKKIQVDDHLETTTKGIYAIGDVVGPYQLSHMANAQGITATQNAILPINRKMDYEHVTWCTYTDPELGRSGLSEEEAREKYGDSIRVYEHQYADLDRANTKKDSIGKVKIILDKKGYILGASILGDRAGEIISQIQTIKTLKINMGKLSGVIHPYPTYSEVLVKIGKKVYVDNLLNQPLVKTFNKAKDGELSVEKMALYGTAAVAGISLANIAIQNSVKPKLGEKNGRLKEMPSSPNAVSSQTTAKDKHVPAWPYNGSKNDAKKSLIGMLKGYEGAEIRQNDENYVYVVVTSKALKFKDDIEFFFNDATQRIEFRSASRVGYSDWGVNRKRYDDMRNRYYSISTHRLNS from the coding sequence ATGGTTAAAAATTATGATATCGCAATAATTGGAGCTGGCGCAGCGGGACTAACGGCCGCATTTACAGCAGCGGGGTTTTCAAAAAGCGTTGTGCTAATCGATAAAAATCTACCAGGCGGAGAATGTACTTGGTCGGGGTGTATTCCGAGTAAGTCATTAATCAATATCGCAAAAGAAGTTCATCACGCTAAGAAGTACACGCCAAGTCTTCAAGTTGATACTTCAGTCGTGTTAACAGACATCCAAGAAGTTATCCAAAAAGTTTATGCTGGTGAATCTCCGGAAGTATTGCAGCAATCGGGCATAGACTTTATGAATAGCTACGCCAAATTTGTTGGACCGCATACATTGGAGGTAGACGGTGAACGGATCGAAGCAAAGAAAATCATCTTGTCTACAGGATCATCACCAATGGTGCCACCAATAGATGGATTGGACAACGTGTCTTATTTAACAAATGAAACCATTTTCAAACAGAAATCGTTCCCGAAAACGATGACTATTCTTGGTGGTGGAGCGATCGGAGTTGAACTGAGTCAAGCGTTAAACCGAATAGGTGTTAAGGTAACGCTTGTTGAAAAATTCGAACGGATTTTGCCGAAAGACGAAGAAGAATTAGTGTTGATGATCCAGCAGCGTTTAATTGATGAAGGTGTCATCATTCATACAGGTGCGACTGCTGTTCGAGCTGAGCAAAAAGACGACATTATCGACTTGAAAATCGAAAAAAATGGCAGCGAACTGACGGTTTCTGGTGAAGGACTGCTTGTTGCGCTTGGTCGTCAGGCAAACGTTAAAGGATACGGTCTGGAAACAGCAGGCGTTGAGTTTGATTCCAAAAAAATTCAAGTAGACGATCATTTAGAGACAACAACTAAAGGGATTTATGCGATTGGGGATGTTGTGGGTCCTTATCAATTATCCCATATGGCAAACGCACAAGGGATCACCGCTACTCAAAATGCCATTTTGCCGATTAACCGAAAAATGGATTACGAGCACGTGACTTGGTGTACATACACAGATCCAGAACTCGGCAGATCTGGTTTATCTGAAGAAGAAGCGCGTGAAAAATACGGCGATTCAATTCGCGTTTATGAACACCAGTATGCGGATTTAGACCGTGCCAATACGAAAAAAGATAGCATTGGCAAAGTGAAAATTATTTTGGATAAAAAAGGCTATATTTTGGGAGCGAGTATTTTGGGGGACCGTGCAGGTGAAATCATTAGCCAAATCCAAACCATTAAAACCTTGAAAATTAATATGGGCAAATTATCAGGAGTTATCCATCCGTACCCAACTTATAGTGAAGTATTGGTGAAAATCGGCAAGAAGGTTTATGTAGATAATTTATTGAACCAACCCCTCGTTAAAACTTTTAATAAAGCTAAAGATGGGGAATTATCAGTCGAAAAAATGGCGCTGTATGGTACTGCGGCTGTAGCAGGAATCAGCCTAGCGAACATTGCCATTCAAAACAGTGTCAAACCAAAGCTCGGTGAAAAAAACGGCCGCTTAAAAGAAATGCCCTCATCGCCCAATGCGGTGTCATCCCAAACTACTGCTAAAGACAAGCATGTCCCAGCATGGCCTTACAACGGCAGTAAAAATGATGCTAAAAAAAGTTTGATCGGTATGCTAAAAGGTTATGAAGGTGCAGAAATTCGACAAAATGATGAAAATTACGTTTACGTTGTTGTTACGTCTAAAGCGCTTAAATTTAAAGATGATATTGAATTCTTCTTTAACGATGCTACTCAGCGAATTGAGTTCCGATCTGCTTCACGTGTAGGCTACTCAGATTGGGGCGTCAATCGAAAACGGTACGATGATATGAGAAATCGCTACTATAGCATCTCGACCCATCGCCTTAACTCATGA
- a CDS encoding ABC transporter substrate-binding protein, which produces MKNYLVVTSGILALSLAACAQQDPTSNAEDADNLLVDDWQQVSELAAGQKVNIYMWGGSENINRYLDEWVAPRLKEDHNVELNRVPMSDSQDIINQLLDEKSAAKTAGSMDIIWINGENFKTAKDNDLLWQEFSGQLPNFNDYVDQNAPDIASDFGEPVEGLEAPWGKAQFVFVHDKNKSENPPKSMEELAQWVEANPGQFTYPALPDFTGSAFVRHVLYETTGGYEQYQKPAADIDDLATQLEPMWDYLNALEPYLWREGETYPESLVKQDQLFATGEIGMTMSYDPILAASEVLKGRFPESTRTFVLDAGTLANTHFLSIPFNSSAKAGAMVAINEMMSPEAQTAKLSPENWGNLTALDLDKLSAEQQQAMNDVELGAATLSLDELEEHQIPELSADYIEIIEKGWMENVAKE; this is translated from the coding sequence ATGAAGAACTACTTAGTGGTGACCTCAGGGATACTCGCTCTGTCTTTAGCTGCATGTGCTCAACAAGATCCAACTAGTAATGCAGAAGACGCGGATAACTTACTGGTAGACGACTGGCAACAAGTTTCGGAACTGGCCGCTGGACAAAAAGTCAACATTTACATGTGGGGAGGTAGCGAAAACATCAATCGCTACCTTGACGAGTGGGTCGCTCCTCGTTTGAAAGAAGACCATAATGTTGAGTTGAATCGTGTACCGATGAGTGATTCACAGGACATCATCAATCAGTTGCTTGATGAAAAATCAGCCGCTAAAACCGCAGGCAGTATGGACATTATTTGGATCAATGGCGAAAACTTTAAAACCGCTAAAGACAACGATTTGTTGTGGCAAGAATTTAGTGGGCAATTGCCGAATTTTAATGATTATGTCGACCAAAATGCACCTGATATTGCCAGTGATTTTGGTGAACCTGTAGAGGGATTAGAAGCACCGTGGGGCAAAGCGCAATTTGTTTTTGTTCACGATAAAAATAAGTCGGAAAATCCTCCGAAATCGATGGAAGAACTGGCCCAGTGGGTAGAAGCTAATCCCGGACAGTTTACGTATCCTGCGTTACCTGACTTCACAGGAAGTGCATTCGTCCGTCACGTGTTATACGAAACGACTGGCGGATATGAGCAATACCAAAAACCTGCTGCCGATATTGATGATTTAGCTACTCAATTAGAGCCAATGTGGGATTACTTAAACGCGCTTGAGCCGTATTTATGGCGTGAAGGCGAAACGTATCCAGAAAGTTTAGTTAAACAAGATCAATTGTTTGCAACTGGTGAAATCGGGATGACCATGAGCTACGATCCGATACTTGCTGCGAGCGAAGTATTGAAGGGGCGTTTTCCTGAATCGACACGAACATTCGTGTTAGATGCAGGCACGCTTGCTAATACACATTTTCTATCCATTCCATTTAATTCTTCTGCAAAAGCAGGGGCTATGGTCGCCATCAATGAAATGATGTCACCTGAAGCTCAAACTGCTAAATTGTCTCCTGAAAACTGGGGCAATTTAACAGCACTCGACTTAGATAAATTGTCTGCTGAGCAGCAACAAGCCATGAACGATGTCGAGTTAGGTGCGGCAACATTGTCACTTGATGAGTTGGAAGAACATCAAATTCCAGAACTGTCAGCGGATTATATCGAAATTATCGAAAAAGGATGGATGGAAAATGTGGCAAAAGAATAA
- a CDS encoding CocE/NonD family hydrolase, with protein MVFNVRESTRSIKREFPYEVEVTDHIWIPMSDGTRLSAKLWIPKSATTHPVPVILEYLPYRKNEFTALRDSIRHPYFAGHGYASVRVDIRGCGDSEGFIYDEYAKQEQDDALEVLDWLSKQQWSTGSVGMIGKSWGGFNGLQVAALQHPALKTIITLCSTDDRYADDVHYKGGAVLASDMLWWASTMLVYNARPADPENFGSAWRENWLERLEKTPPFVEEWMRHQRRDDYWKHGSICENYEDIKIPVYAVGGWADGYTNAVFRLMEKLKGPKKGLIGPWAHEYPEVAVPGPQIGFLQECLRWWDQWLKEEETGIMDEPALRMWLQDAVPPKTDYHIRPGEWVLEKSWPTQNTQEKIYYLGNHQLVTNSNYGIEKLKTHQQHGLYAGVYCPFGQEGDMASDQAIENGLSNTFTSKPLVKELSILGFPKVKLKVTSDRKRANLAVRLSDLSPEGTSKLISWGQLNLTHRNSHEFPEDVPVEEEFTVLVEMDAIGYKVPVGHCLQLSVSPTYWPHAWPTADEGEIFIIKDEDTQLILPDYTNTTKEQDIIPFEHPETAAVMEREIMREAGRTREINHNTVTNEWILNDFSDEGCRRLPNNGLEYGSTNKNVYRITEGNPLSASVQCDWTLTVGRKDWQTRLESSSTMTSDAQKFYVTSQLKALEGDNVLYDTCKTFEVDRDFN; from the coding sequence ATGGTTTTTAACGTTCGCGAAAGCACGCGTAGCATTAAACGAGAATTTCCATATGAAGTGGAAGTGACGGACCACATTTGGATACCGATGTCCGATGGTACACGATTATCTGCAAAGTTATGGATTCCTAAAAGTGCGACAACCCATCCAGTACCAGTCATTTTGGAATATCTTCCCTACCGAAAAAACGAGTTCACCGCATTACGTGACTCGATTCGTCATCCTTATTTTGCTGGCCATGGTTATGCTAGCGTGCGTGTAGATATTCGCGGTTGCGGAGACTCTGAAGGATTTATCTATGACGAATATGCTAAACAAGAACAAGATGATGCGCTTGAAGTTCTTGACTGGCTATCAAAACAACAGTGGTCTACCGGTTCGGTCGGTATGATTGGGAAATCATGGGGCGGCTTTAATGGGTTACAAGTCGCAGCTTTGCAACATCCCGCATTGAAAACCATTATTACCTTATGTTCAACAGACGATCGTTACGCTGATGATGTTCATTATAAAGGTGGTGCGGTACTGGCTTCAGATATGCTGTGGTGGGCTTCTACAATGCTCGTATATAATGCGCGTCCTGCAGATCCAGAAAATTTTGGATCTGCATGGCGAGAAAACTGGTTAGAGCGGTTAGAAAAAACACCGCCATTTGTTGAAGAATGGATGCGTCATCAGCGCCGAGACGATTATTGGAAACACGGTTCAATTTGTGAAAACTATGAGGATATTAAAATTCCTGTTTACGCAGTTGGTGGCTGGGCAGATGGCTATACAAATGCGGTATTCCGCTTAATGGAAAAGCTAAAAGGACCGAAAAAAGGCTTGATTGGTCCTTGGGCACATGAATATCCAGAAGTCGCAGTACCTGGTCCTCAAATTGGATTTTTACAGGAGTGTCTTCGTTGGTGGGACCAATGGCTGAAAGAAGAGGAAACGGGCATTATGGATGAACCTGCACTGCGTATGTGGCTTCAAGACGCAGTACCACCAAAAACCGATTATCACATTCGTCCTGGTGAATGGGTTCTTGAAAAAAGTTGGCCAACACAAAATACACAAGAAAAAATTTACTATTTGGGCAATCACCAGCTAGTTACAAACTCGAATTACGGGATTGAAAAGTTAAAAACGCACCAACAACATGGGTTATATGCGGGCGTTTATTGTCCATTTGGACAAGAAGGTGATATGGCTTCAGACCAGGCAATTGAAAACGGCTTATCTAATACTTTTACGAGCAAACCGCTCGTTAAAGAACTGAGCATTTTAGGTTTTCCAAAAGTAAAACTGAAAGTAACAAGTGACAGGAAGCGTGCGAATCTTGCTGTACGTTTAAGTGACTTATCTCCCGAAGGAACTTCTAAGTTAATATCGTGGGGGCAGTTAAATTTGACGCACCGAAACAGTCACGAATTCCCTGAAGATGTACCTGTCGAAGAAGAATTTACAGTATTGGTTGAGATGGATGCTATTGGCTATAAAGTACCAGTAGGTCACTGTTTACAATTATCTGTATCTCCAACTTATTGGCCGCATGCATGGCCAACAGCTGATGAAGGTGAGATTTTCATTATTAAAGATGAAGATACGCAATTGATTTTGCCTGACTACACCAATACTACAAAAGAGCAGGACATCATTCCATTCGAGCATCCTGAAACAGCCGCTGTTATGGAGCGCGAAATCATGCGCGAAGCTGGACGAACACGAGAAATCAATCACAATACGGTTACAAATGAGTGGATTCTAAATGATTTTTCAGACGAAGGATGTCGTCGTTTACCAAATAACGGTCTTGAGTATGGGAGTACGAACAAGAATGTTTACCGCATCACAGAAGGAAATCCATTGTCTGCATCTGTTCAGTGTGACTGGACTTTAACGGTAGGAAGAAAAGACTGGCAGACACGTCTTGAGTCTAGTTCGACTATGACGTCGGATGCGCAGAAATTTTATGTCACGAGCCAGTTAAAAGCGCTCGAAGGAGACAACGTGCTTTATGATACATGCAAGACTTTTGAAGTCGATCGTGATTTTAATTAA
- a CDS encoding FAD-dependent oxidoreductase produces MKTLILVGGGHAHLHCLEQLNNDHSKSWRVLLISASPYQYYSGMFSGYTEGVYSLNDIRIDLKKLCKKIGALFVEDAIISIDPKAKTLTGADDAIYSYDAVSFDIGSQTDVPESISEHALSIKPNYRFPEQLKHVRNAAHPVIVGGGASGVELAFSVLAWRKQEHLPANIALFSSTALLIGQGKRASKKIEAIATQKALSFFSGVSIKAIDDTRVTTSTNQQHPQSAVLWLTGPKSAALFRTSGLPTDTSGFLLVNEALQSVLYPDIFGAGDCITIARYPTLAKNGVYAVRQGPILWKNLTNHLSKDQLLPFHPQKKFIAILSTGEGEAFLSYGKQLLHGKIPWKLKQRIDRKFMRRFKDLYE; encoded by the coding sequence ATGAAAACTCTGATCTTAGTAGGAGGCGGCCATGCACATTTGCATTGTCTAGAACAGCTAAATAATGATCATTCGAAAAGTTGGCGCGTCTTGTTGATTTCTGCTTCTCCTTATCAGTATTATTCTGGCATGTTCTCAGGTTACACAGAAGGTGTTTACAGCCTAAATGATATTCGAATTGATTTGAAAAAGCTGTGTAAAAAAATTGGTGCTTTGTTTGTAGAAGATGCCATTATCTCTATTGATCCAAAAGCGAAAACCTTAACTGGTGCAGACGATGCGATCTATTCGTATGACGCAGTATCGTTTGATATTGGATCCCAAACAGATGTCCCAGAGTCTATATCAGAACACGCCTTATCGATTAAACCCAACTACCGGTTCCCAGAACAACTTAAACACGTGCGCAATGCTGCACACCCCGTGATTGTTGGAGGAGGGGCTTCTGGTGTTGAATTGGCCTTTTCTGTTCTTGCGTGGAGAAAGCAAGAACATTTACCGGCAAACATCGCCTTGTTTAGTTCAACTGCTTTGTTGATTGGACAAGGCAAACGGGCTTCGAAAAAAATCGAAGCGATCGCTACACAAAAAGCGCTGTCTTTTTTCTCAGGCGTGTCAATTAAAGCGATTGATGACACCCGAGTTACCACCAGCACAAATCAACAGCATCCCCAATCAGCTGTTCTTTGGCTGACAGGACCCAAAAGTGCAGCTTTGTTCCGCACTTCCGGATTACCCACAGATACCAGTGGATTTCTATTAGTCAATGAGGCGTTGCAAAGCGTTCTGTACCCCGATATTTTTGGTGCCGGGGATTGCATCACAATCGCCCGCTATCCGACGCTTGCGAAAAATGGGGTATACGCTGTTCGGCAAGGTCCGATTCTTTGGAAGAACTTAACTAACCACTTATCCAAAGACCAGCTGTTGCCATTCCATCCACAAAAAAAATTCATCGCAATCTTATCGACAGGCGAAGGCGAAGCATTTCTTTCTTATGGTAAGCAACTGCTACATGGCAAAATCCCTTGGAAGCTCAAGCAGCGCATCGACCGAAAGTTTATGAGGCGCTTTAAGGATCTTTATGAATAA
- a CDS encoding ABC transporter ATP-binding protein, with protein MGDLHIVNIEKHYTYSHQKSESVFSLQPIQLTIHEGEFFSLLGPSGCGKTTLLKLVAGLLPADNGEIWIGDNNLTTVPSEARKFAMVFQQSLLFPHMTVEDNVAFGLKMQKVGKKIRLDQARNMLAHVGLAGYGSRFPNELSGGQQQRVALARALVANPHVLLMDEPFSALDPSLREEMRELLLQIQQQFRVTVLFVTHDREEAFYLSDRIGVMSEGTLLQVGKAKDLYERPENAKVASFLGLKNIIEGKISGGRFYSIAYSGIEFSVNSTEVGPCFLILRPEVLQLATKNIHLASDAIQFTGKVDGLRFNHGFYSANIQVGNYLVDCAVSSQQAETIAVGDVVELFVNNEDLWFVKE; from the coding sequence ATGGGTGATTTGCACATTGTAAATATCGAAAAGCATTACACATACAGTCATCAGAAAAGTGAGTCGGTCTTTTCCCTGCAACCCATTCAACTGACAATCCATGAGGGGGAATTCTTCTCGTTACTGGGTCCTTCCGGTTGTGGCAAGACGACGCTGTTAAAGTTAGTAGCGGGGTTATTGCCTGCAGATAACGGGGAGATTTGGATAGGAGATAACAATTTAACGACCGTTCCATCAGAAGCACGAAAGTTTGCCATGGTGTTTCAACAATCGTTGTTGTTTCCTCATATGACCGTAGAAGACAATGTGGCGTTCGGTTTAAAAATGCAAAAAGTTGGTAAAAAGATTCGGTTAGACCAGGCACGAAACATGTTAGCGCATGTCGGCTTAGCAGGTTATGGCAGTCGTTTTCCGAACGAACTCAGCGGTGGCCAGCAACAGCGAGTGGCATTAGCGAGAGCTCTTGTAGCTAATCCTCACGTGTTGTTAATGGATGAGCCGTTTAGTGCGTTAGATCCGAGCCTGCGAGAAGAAATGAGAGAATTGCTCCTGCAGATTCAGCAACAATTCCGAGTGACGGTGTTGTTTGTGACGCATGACCGGGAAGAAGCTTTCTATTTATCCGATCGAATTGGTGTTATGAGCGAGGGAACTTTGCTTCAAGTTGGCAAAGCCAAGGACTTGTATGAACGTCCTGAAAACGCAAAAGTCGCTTCGTTTTTAGGATTAAAAAATATCATTGAAGGCAAAATTTCAGGTGGACGTTTTTATTCAATTGCCTATAGTGGAATCGAATTCTCTGTGAATAGTACGGAAGTAGGCCCATGTTTTCTGATTCTGCGTCCAGAAGTACTGCAACTTGCAACAAAAAACATTCACTTGGCCTCAGACGCCATTCAGTTTACTGGGAAGGTCGATGGGCTTAGATTTAATCATGGGTTTTATTCAGCTAATATACAAGTAGGTAATTATTTAGTAGACTGCGCAGTCTCAAGTCAACAAGCTGAAACAATAGCGGTTGGTGATGTGG
- a CDS encoding ABC transporter permease — protein MKKPRSLMKPIAYSLLFIFIVLPFAPLLLSSVSFGWQWPAIVPESVNLRAWEYVVNVNSGTWQAVGVSLVIAFIVTAVNVLLAVPAANALVRYPLRGKWLFEAIILAPIVIPPFVAVMGIHLTFLRLGLTETIFGVVLAHIAPTLPYMVRAVMISYHTLSTDWEDQARMLGAGPVSRFTFVVIPHLLPGIAAGASLSILISLSQYLITFIIGSGQVVTLPILLFPFISGGDPAVASAYSLLFAGVAILTLFGMDLALKRYYQNKKNTAGKI, from the coding sequence ATGAAAAAGCCCCGCTCGTTAATGAAGCCTATTGCATATAGTCTATTGTTCATTTTTATCGTTCTGCCTTTTGCTCCTTTACTATTATCGAGTGTTTCTTTCGGATGGCAGTGGCCCGCTATTGTGCCAGAATCAGTTAATCTTCGCGCGTGGGAATATGTGGTTAATGTAAATTCTGGTACTTGGCAAGCGGTCGGTGTTAGTCTAGTGATTGCGTTTATCGTCACAGCTGTGAATGTTCTGTTGGCAGTTCCTGCAGCAAATGCATTGGTGCGTTATCCGCTCCGCGGCAAGTGGCTCTTCGAAGCAATTATTCTTGCGCCGATTGTGATTCCACCTTTTGTCGCCGTGATGGGCATTCATTTGACGTTTTTGCGGCTTGGTTTGACTGAAACTATTTTCGGCGTCGTGTTAGCGCATATTGCACCGACTTTGCCGTACATGGTGCGCGCGGTTATGATCAGCTATCATACCTTATCAACCGACTGGGAAGATCAAGCGCGAATGCTGGGTGCGGGACCTGTTTCTCGCTTTACTTTTGTGGTGATTCCTCATTTATTGCCAGGCATTGCAGCAGGGGCGAGCTTGAGTATCTTGATTTCACTAAGTCAATACTTAATCACGTTCATTATCGGTTCAGGGCAAGTCGTAACCTTGCCCATTCTATTATTTCCGTTTATAAGCGGAGGTGACCCAGCTGTTGCATCTGCGTATTCCTTACTGTTCGCAGGAGTCGCCATTTTGACGTTGTTCGGTATGGACCTAGCCTTAAAGCGCTATTATCAAAACAAGAAAAATACTGCAGGGAAAATTTAA
- a CDS encoding CDP-alcohol phosphatidyltransferase family protein, producing MLDTHARKHVQPTVEKTADLLLKLNFTADGVTKIAFIVGMSSGLFIYLDQPFWAVVVLWFSGYLDVVDGTMARKTKPSAWGTLLDISFDRLVEISVILGLAFRFPDSMWALLLLSASIIVAMTVFLTVGALVDKEGMKSFYYQAGLAERTEGFILFTLMIVFSTYLTTIALIFFAVQLVTIGQRMAEARRILK from the coding sequence ATGCTGGATACGCACGCACGGAAACACGTTCAGCCGACTGTTGAAAAGACGGCAGATTTATTACTTAAATTGAATTTCACTGCTGATGGTGTAACAAAAATCGCCTTTATTGTCGGCATGTCTTCAGGCCTTTTTATTTATTTAGACCAGCCATTTTGGGCAGTTGTTGTTTTGTGGTTTTCTGGTTATTTGGATGTAGTCGATGGCACGATGGCCAGAAAAACCAAGCCGTCTGCCTGGGGGACATTGCTCGACATAAGTTTTGATCGCCTCGTAGAAATCAGTGTCATTTTAGGACTTGCCTTCCGCTTTCCCGATTCAATGTGGGCATTGTTGTTGCTGAGTGCCTCTATTATTGTCGCCATGACTGTTTTTCTGACAGTTGGTGCATTGGTAGATAAAGAAGGAATGAAATCATTCTATTACCAGGCAGGACTAGCTGAAAGAACAGAAGGCTTTATACTCTTTACCCTAATGATTGTTTTTTCAACATACTTAACTACGATTGCCCTGATTTTTTTCGCGGTGCAGCTTGTTACGATAGGTCAACGCATGGCTGAAGCTAGGCGGATTTTGAAATAG